The proteins below come from a single Mesobacillus jeotgali genomic window:
- a CDS encoding glycosyltransferase, whose product MKRLLWIGSLESEEEFKWKANKGFNLASAQVSQENILLGLEDITGLTFDSINGSVLPPFPLYEDRIVEEVRWAHKENASNVSVGYRNEKFINRLTCKHSMIQAARKWVKEKYNNEELIVFAYSMRTPVMATACEIKKMIPSAKIFLIITDLPQFMDLKQSKTKAFLKRLDWLQIRQMQKQFDGFILYSSKMAQFLQLPDDKWILMEGLYDPSEYPCLLQRTNSHSKAPKAIMYSGKLDLQYGLDLLINAFMKIDNAEYELWFTGGGNAEDFIKESSLKDPRIKFYGFLPSRQDVINKQMEASLLVNMRLPSEAASAFCFPSKLFEYMATSIPVLSFKLEGIPQEYYNHLVIIEDETIESLIDSINKVLSMDNEFRLELGLSARDFILTNKNKDIQCGRIWDFCKERLR is encoded by the coding sequence ATGAAAAGGTTGTTATGGATAGGTAGCCTTGAGAGTGAAGAAGAATTTAAATGGAAAGCAAATAAAGGTTTTAACTTGGCTTCAGCTCAAGTCTCACAAGAAAATATCTTATTAGGTTTAGAAGATATAACTGGCCTAACTTTCGACTCAATTAATGGCAGCGTACTCCCTCCATTCCCTTTGTACGAAGACAGAATTGTTGAAGAGGTCAGATGGGCTCATAAAGAAAATGCTAGTAATGTTAGTGTGGGGTATAGAAATGAAAAATTCATTAATAGGTTAACTTGTAAACATTCTATGATCCAGGCTGCAAGAAAATGGGTGAAAGAAAAATATAATAATGAAGAACTAATTGTATTTGCCTATTCCATGAGAACTCCTGTGATGGCAACAGCTTGCGAGATCAAAAAAATGATTCCAAGTGCGAAGATTTTCCTTATCATAACAGATCTGCCACAGTTTATGGACTTAAAGCAAAGTAAAACAAAAGCCTTTCTTAAAAGACTTGACTGGTTGCAGATTCGACAAATGCAAAAACAGTTTGATGGTTTTATTCTTTATTCTTCCAAAATGGCACAATTTCTCCAACTTCCAGATGATAAATGGATATTAATGGAAGGTTTATACGATCCAAGTGAATATCCATGTTTATTACAGAGAACAAACTCGCACTCCAAAGCACCTAAAGCTATTATGTATTCTGGTAAACTTGATCTACAATATGGCCTAGATTTGCTAATAAATGCCTTTATGAAAATAGATAATGCTGAATATGAGCTTTGGTTTACAGGAGGAGGAAATGCAGAAGATTTTATCAAAGAGTCTTCATTAAAAGACCCAAGGATAAAGTTTTATGGATTTCTACCATCCAGACAAGATGTAATTAATAAACAAATGGAAGCCTCTTTATTAGTAAACATGAGACTGCCATCTGAGGCTGCTTCAGCATTTTGTTTTCCATCAAAGTTATTTGAGTATATGGCTACTAGTATTCCGGTACTATCATTCAAGCTTGAGGGTATTCCCCAAGAATATTATAACCACCTTGTAATTATAGAGGACGAAACGATAGAGAGCTTAATTGATTCAATTAATAAGGTTCTAAGTATGGATAACGAATTTAGACTTGAGCTAGGTCTAAGTGCAAGAGACTTTATATTAACTAATAAGAACAAAGACATCCAATGTGGACGAATATGGGATTTCTGTAAAGAAAGATTGAGGTAA